In Mycoplasmopsis maculosa, one genomic interval encodes:
- a CDS encoding arginine deiminase family protein has protein sequence MRKINVYSEIGQLQEVLVHTPGDEIRRVAPTRLDELLFSAILEPKSAVEEHKAFIKVLEDNGVKVIQLDDLVVSTWKVASETARKAFITKWLDECEPKLDTKLRKIVEDYITNLSTKDLKKMVRTMMAGIEKKELNIDIDRVLVVDPMPNLYFTRDPFASVGNGISLHHMKYVTRQRETIFAEFIFANNPDYMSVPKWFDRTDKGSIEGGDVFIYNSKTLVIGVSERTDKEAINVMARKIKEDKEAKFEKIYAINVPPMPNLMHLDTWLTMVDRNKFLYSPNMLSVLKVWEIDLNKDSIEWNEIEGSLAEILETIIKEKPILIPIAGEGASQLDIDIETHFDGTNYLTIAPGVVVGYSRNEKTEAALKAAGVKVLSFKGNQLSLGMGSARCMSMPLIRKDID, from the coding sequence ATGCGTAAAATTAATGTTTATAGTGAAATAGGACAATTACAAGAAGTTCTAGTTCACACTCCAGGCGATGAGATAAGGCGGGTAGCACCTACACGTCTTGATGAATTATTGTTTTCAGCGATTTTAGAACCTAAAAGCGCTGTTGAAGAACACAAAGCTTTCATCAAAGTCTTAGAAGACAATGGTGTAAAAGTTATTCAGTTAGATGACTTAGTAGTTTCAACTTGAAAAGTTGCAAGTGAAACTGCTAGAAAAGCATTCATCACTAAATGACTTGATGAGTGTGAACCAAAATTAGATACAAAATTGAGAAAAATAGTAGAAGATTACATCACAAATCTTTCAACAAAAGACCTTAAAAAAATGGTTAGAACCATGATGGCTGGTATTGAGAAAAAAGAATTAAATATAGATATAGATAGAGTGTTGGTTGTTGACCCAATGCCAAATTTATACTTTACACGTGATCCTTTTGCTTCAGTAGGTAATGGTATTTCATTACATCACATGAAGTATGTAACACGTCAAAGAGAAACTATATTTGCTGAATTTATTTTTGCAAATAACCCAGACTATATGTCTGTACCAAAATGATTTGATCGTACAGATAAGGGTAGTATTGAAGGTGGTGATGTTTTTATTTACAATTCAAAAACCTTAGTAATAGGTGTAAGTGAAAGAACTGATAAAGAAGCTATTAATGTTATGGCTAGAAAGATAAAAGAGGACAAAGAAGCAAAATTTGAAAAAATTTACGCAATAAATGTTCCACCTATGCCAAACTTAATGCACTTAGACACATGATTAACAATGGTAGATAGAAATAAATTTTTATACTCACCAAATATGTTATCTGTTTTAAAAGTTTGAGAAATAGATCTTAATAAAGATTCTATAGAATGAAATGAAATAGAAGGTTCGTTAGCAGAAATTTTAGAAACAATTATTAAAGAAAAACCTATTTTGATCCCTATTGCAGGAGAAGGTGCTTCTCAATTAGATATCGATATTGAAACACACTTCGATGGAACAAACTATTTAACTATAGCACCAGGTGTGGTAGTTGGATATTCAAGAAATGAAAAAACAGAAGCTGCTTTAAAAGCTGCCGGTGTTAAAGTATTATCATTTAAAGGTAACCAATTATCACTAGGAATGGGTAGTGCTAGATGTATGTCAATGCCATTAATTAGAAAAGATATTGACTAA
- the hisS gene encoding histidine--tRNA ligase produces MFNRIKGTRDLNPKEYQIFEYIRKTFLFTSKSFNFNSIETPILEYANLYKRSVAGSDIVKKEMYEFIDKSDREIALRPEGTAGFVRALIENKWYATLKTTKFSYFGQMFRYEQPQKGRQRQFYQAGVESISSENNPYIDAELIIMADQILKMLGVSTTLKINSIGDEESRNKYQQVLKEYFSKYIDQLEDISKERLNNNVLRILDDKIESKKDFVKNAPKINKYLSEYSKNYFEKLTKILDSSNIKYQIDYSLVRGLDYYDEIVYEFVSNSKNSGSQSTLIGGGRYNSLISELEGPKLKAAGWGFGVDRIAEIILDENIDFENDDVEKVDIVIGSINEYNQNILFSISNELRKYGIKIDFIFEKTKSKKIFERAKKMNAKFVIFDDEINNKNNFIAKELSENDKCIFSYDEEGFVNLLEFLSFYELEALEQIDIEQERE; encoded by the coding sequence ATGTTTAATAGAATAAAAGGCACAAGAGATTTAAATCCGAAAGAATATCAAATTTTTGAATATATAAGAAAAACTTTTCTTTTCACATCAAAAAGTTTTAATTTTAATTCAATTGAAACACCTATTTTAGAATATGCTAACTTATATAAAAGAAGTGTTGCAGGAAGTGATATAGTAAAAAAAGAAATGTATGAATTTATAGATAAAAGTGATAGAGAAATAGCTTTAAGACCTGAAGGGACAGCAGGATTTGTTAGAGCATTAATTGAAAATAAATGATATGCAACATTAAAAACAACAAAATTTTCTTATTTTGGTCAAATGTTTAGATATGAACAACCACAAAAAGGTAGACAGAGACAATTTTATCAAGCTGGCGTAGAATCTATTAGCTCTGAAAATAATCCTTATATTGATGCTGAATTAATAATTATGGCTGATCAAATATTAAAAATGCTAGGAGTTAGCACAACACTAAAAATTAATTCAATAGGTGATGAAGAATCAAGAAATAAATACCAACAAGTTTTAAAAGAATACTTTTCAAAATATATTGATCAATTAGAAGATATTTCAAAAGAAAGACTAAACAATAATGTACTAAGAATTCTTGATGATAAAATAGAATCTAAAAAAGATTTTGTTAAAAATGCTCCTAAAATAAACAAGTATTTAAGTGAGTATAGTAAAAATTACTTTGAAAAACTAACAAAAATATTAGATAGTTCTAATATAAAATATCAAATTGATTATTCCTTAGTAAGAGGATTAGACTATTATGATGAAATAGTTTACGAATTTGTTTCAAATAGCAAAAATTCTGGAAGTCAATCTACTTTAATAGGTGGTGGAAGATATAATTCTCTTATTTCTGAGTTAGAAGGACCTAAATTAAAAGCAGCTGGGTGAGGATTTGGCGTTGATAGAATAGCTGAAATTATTTTGGATGAAAATATTGATTTTGAAAATGATGATGTTGAAAAAGTGGATATTGTAATTGGTTCTATTAATGAATATAATCAAAATATTTTATTTTCTATTTCAAATGAATTAAGAAAATATGGCATAAAAATAGATTTTATTTTTGAAAAAACAAAAAGTAAAAAAATATTTGAAAGAGCAAAAAAAATGAATGCAAAGTTTGTGATATTTGACGATGAAATAAATAATAAAAATAATTTTATAGCTAAAGAATTATCAGAAAACGATAAATGTATTTTTTCTTATGATGAAGAAGGTTTTGTTAATTTATTAGAATTTTTAAGTTTTTATGAATTGGAAGCTTTAGAACAAATAGATATTGAACAGGAAAGGGAATAA
- the aspS gene encoding aspartate--tRNA ligase — protein sequence MNSKKIKNNELSLKDLNKKVILHGWVANKRRFGELTFIDLRDRYGITQCVFKKDINVSKESVIEISGVVKKRMTPNLTIPTGKIEVLVKSFKILSEAHAELPFSIRDDIEVKEETRLKNRFLDLRRPIMQKNIELKYNIMHEIRNFMHENEFLDIETPMLAKSTPEGARDFLVPTRNKGQFWALPQSPQLFKQLLMCSGFERYYQVARCFRDEDSRKDRQPEFTQLDIETSFLDVKDFQKIIEKLVKRIMKKVGYNLKLPIQHINYDDAIRDYGSDKPDLRFDYKIKDINDFCNNTDFEIIKNAKSKRLLFVDTLISKNDFKHLEEIAKKNKANILFYFVYENGEIVHTNFAKKVPEAVNELIKNNKNKNGSYFIVANEYEKASQALGAIRVELNDIYHYEKEEYKFAWIVNWPMFEYDEETDKWSAAHHPFTRFAHKFEELDNINKKDMRAIAYDLVLNGFEIGGGSARIFKKEIQEKMFDLIGLSKEQQESKFGWFLKVFDYGVPPHCGMAFGIDRLIMILAKQKSIRDVIAFPKNAKNQDLFMDAPSDVTEDQLAELGLSLKKD from the coding sequence ATGAATAGTAAGAAAATTAAAAATAATGAACTTAGTTTAAAGGACTTAAACAAAAAAGTTATATTACATGGTTGAGTTGCAAATAAAAGAAGATTTGGTGAATTAACTTTTATAGACTTAAGAGATAGATATGGTATAACACAATGTGTTTTTAAAAAAGACATAAACGTATCAAAAGAATCAGTAATTGAAATATCTGGTGTAGTTAAAAAACGTATGACTCCAAATTTAACCATTCCTACTGGTAAAATAGAAGTTTTAGTAAAATCTTTTAAGATATTATCTGAAGCACATGCTGAATTACCTTTTTCAATAAGAGATGATATTGAAGTTAAAGAAGAAACAAGATTAAAGAATAGGTTTTTAGATTTAAGAAGACCTATTATGCAAAAAAATATTGAACTAAAATATAATATTATGCATGAAATAAGAAATTTTATGCATGAAAATGAATTTCTTGATATTGAAACTCCAATGCTTGCTAAAAGTACACCAGAAGGTGCAAGAGATTTTTTAGTTCCGACTAGAAATAAAGGTCAATTTTGAGCATTACCACAGAGCCCTCAATTATTTAAACAATTATTGATGTGTTCTGGATTTGAAAGATACTATCAAGTTGCTAGATGTTTTAGAGATGAAGATAGTAGAAAAGATAGACAACCAGAATTTACCCAATTAGATATTGAAACAAGCTTTTTGGATGTTAAAGATTTTCAAAAAATAATTGAAAAATTAGTTAAAAGAATAATGAAAAAAGTAGGTTATAACTTAAAATTACCTATTCAACATATTAATTATGATGATGCAATAAGAGATTATGGTTCAGACAAACCTGACTTACGTTTTGATTATAAAATAAAAGATATTAATGACTTTTGTAATAATACAGATTTTGAAATAATAAAAAATGCAAAAAGCAAGCGTTTACTTTTTGTAGATACATTAATTTCTAAAAATGATTTTAAACATTTAGAAGAAATAGCCAAGAAAAATAAAGCAAACATATTATTTTACTTTGTATATGAAAATGGTGAAATTGTTCATACTAATTTTGCTAAAAAAGTTCCTGAAGCCGTAAATGAATTAATTAAAAATAATAAAAATAAAAATGGATCATATTTTATTGTTGCAAATGAATACGAAAAAGCTTCACAAGCATTAGGAGCTATAAGAGTAGAATTAAATGATATTTATCATTATGAAAAAGAAGAATACAAATTCGCATGAATAGTTAATTGACCTATGTTTGAATATGATGAAGAAACTGATAAATGAAGTGCAGCACATCATCCATTTACAAGATTTGCTCACAAATTTGAAGAATTAGATAACATAAATAAAAAAGATATGAGAGCAATAGCTTATGATCTTGTATTAAACGGTTTTGAAATAGGTGGTGGTAGTGCTAGAATCTTTAAAAAAGAAATTCAAGAAAAAATGTTTGATTTAATTGGATTGTCAAAAGAACAGCAAGAATCAAAATTTGGATGATTTTTAAAAGTTTTTGATTATGGTGTTCCCCCTCATTGTGGAATGGCTTTTGGTATCGATAGATTAATAATGATATTAGCTAAACAAAAATCAATAAGAGATGTAATTGCATTTCCAAAAAATGCAAAAAATCAAGACTTATTTATGGATGCACCAAGTGATGTGACCGAAGATCAATTAGCTGAATTAGGACTATCTTTAAAAAAAGATTAA